A window of Rhododendron vialii isolate Sample 1 chromosome 13a, ASM3025357v1 contains these coding sequences:
- the LOC131314639 gene encoding uncharacterized protein LOC131314639 produces MELKSGLSFWQQWNVRYFVFLSFFENLRGVSLSLWSIWGVLNRVRMGLWRAIAWFCLSMLVAFVVFSSPFLHSSTTPCFQGGRKLLNTQQGTALPQGFLSNNQGRRGGEIGGNLGNGAEESAREVPTGPDPLHHHDINPSGP; encoded by the exons ATGGAATTAAAATCAGGGCTCTCCTTCTGGCAGCAGTGGAATGTTCGATATTTTGTATTCTTGTCCTTCTTTGAAAACCTACGaggggtctctctctctctctggtctaTTTGGGGGGTTTTGAATCGAGTGAGAATGGGGCTTTGGAGAGCTATAGCCTGGTTTTGCCTCAGTATGTTGGTCGCTTTTGTGGTCTTTTCATCACCATTTCTCCATAGCTCTACTACTCCCT GTTTTCAAGGTGGAAGAAAACTGTTAAATACGCAACAAGGCACGGCACTACCACAG GGATTTCTGAGCAACAAtcaaggaagaagaggaggtgAAATCGGGGGCAATTTGGGAAATGGTGCAGAAGAATCGGCAAGAGAAGTGCCAACAGGGCCTGACCCTCTCCACCACCACGACATTAATCCTTCAGGcccttga
- the LOC131314638 gene encoding UDP-glycosyltransferase 92A1-like, protein MAESKENSTPAIVMFPFMAKGHIIPFLALSLQIEQRGFDIIFVNTPLNIKKLRQSIPPSSAIRLREISYDSSGHPGLPPAIENTDVLPPHLIFPFIESSLSLKPAFRHLVSDLVRGGSPPLAVVADMFFGWSAEIAREFGVFHAIFSSAGGFGMGCYCSLWLNMPHRKTNSPEFFLPDFQEAGLIHLTQLAPSISAADGSDTDTKSVFMRKNILEWSDSDGVLFNSVEELDKIGLDYFRRITGRNVWPVGPIFLTGDNRKSSRISPEKCTEWLDTKPTNSVLFVSFGSNNTISASQMMQLGRALERATNSYFIWVVRPPLGFDITAEFKAEEWLPEGFMQRVVEAQNRGLVVVQWAPQVEILLHESVGAFLTHCGWNSVLESLSHGVPLIGWPIAAEQFFNAKLLEEEVGVCVEVARGVGFEVRCEDLVEKIEMVMGESEKGKEMRRKAGEVKKMIEDAVRDDGGFKGSSVVAIDEFLNAALLKKEKREAKILRK, encoded by the coding sequence ATGGCAGAGAGCAAAGAAAACAGCACTCCTGCTATAGTGATGTTCCCATTCATGGCAAAAGGCCACATTATCCCCTTCCTAGCTCTATCCCTCCAAATAGAACAAAGAGGCTTCGACATAATCTTCGTCAACACCCCGCTCAACATCAAGAAACTCCGCCAGTCCATCCCGCCCTCCTCCGCCATCCGCCTCCGCGAAATCTCCTACGACAGCTCCGGCCACCCCGGCCTCCCTCCCGCCATCGAGAACACCGACGTCCTCCCGCCGCACCTCATCTTCCCCTTCATCGaatcctccctctccctcaAGCCCGCCTTCCGCCACCTTGTATCCGACCTCGTCCGCGGCGGCTCTCCCCCTCTCGCCGTCGTGGCTGACATGTTCTTCGGGTGGTCGGCCGAGATAGCCCGCGAGTTTGGCGTATTCCACGCCATCTTCAGCAGTGCGGGTGGGTTCGGCATGGGGTGCTACTGCTCCCTGTGGCTGAACATGCCTCACCGGAAAACCAACTCGCCGGAGTTCTTCTTGCCGGATTTTCAAGAAGCCGGCCTGATCCACCTGACCCAGCTGGCACCGAGCATTTCTGCCGCGGACGGCAGCGATACTGATACGAAATCGGTTTTCATGAGGAAAAACATTTTGGAATGGTCGGATTCTGATGGGGTTTTATTCAACTCAGTTGAAGAGCTGGACAAGATCGGATTGGATTATTTCCGGAGGATAACAGGCCGGAATGTTTGGCCGGTGGGCCCGATATTTCTCACCGGAGATAACCGTAAAAGTTCCCGGATTTCTCCCGAGAAGTGCACCGAATGGCTCGacacaaaaccaacaaattCAGTCCTGTTCGTATCTTTTGGATCGAACAATACCATCTCAGCCTCTCAAATGATGCAACTGGGTAGAGCATTAGAACGAGCTACAAATAGCTATTTCATATGGGTTGTCCGGCCGCCGTTGGGGTTCGACATAACGGCCGAGTTCAAGGCGGAGGAGTGGTTGCCGGAGGGGTTTATGCAGAGAGTCGTCGAAGCTCAGAACAGGGGACTGGTTGTGGTGCAATGGGCCCCACAAGTGGAGATTCTGTTACATGAATCTGTTGGGGCTTTTCTAACCCACTGCGGGTGGAACTCGGTGCTGGAATCGCTCAGCCACGGGGTGCCGCTGATCGGGTGGCCGATTGCGGCGGAGCAGTTTTTCAATGCCAAGCTTTTGGAAGAGGAGGTTGGGGTTTGCGTGGAGGTGGCTAGAGGGGTTGGTTTTGAGGTGAGGTGTGAGGATTTGGTGGAGAAGATTGAGATGGTGATGGGGGAGAGTGAGAAAGGGAAGGAAATGAGGAGGAAAGCTGGTGAGGTGAAGAAGATGATTGAGGATGCTGTTAGGGATGATGGAGGTTTCAAGGGGTCTTCTGTGGTAGCCATAGATGAGTTTCTTAATGCTGCTTTGTTGAAGAAGGAAAAGAGGGAAGCGAAAATCTTACGGAAATAA
- the LOC131314640 gene encoding ETHYLENE INSENSITIVE 3-like 3 protein isoform X2, with protein sequence MGVFEEIGGDISSDIEVDEIRYENLNEKDVSDEEIEAEDLESRMWRDKIKLKRIKERQKLAAQRATEKEKPKQMTDQARRKKMSRAQDGILKYMLKLMEVCKARGFVYGIIPEKGKPVSGSSDNIRAWWKEKVKFDKNGPAAITKYEVECLAKVRADGVEKGTSQSTLQDLQDATLGSLLSSLMQHCDPPQRKYPLEKGVPPPWWPTGSEDWLTKLGLPKGQSPPYKKPHDLKKIWKVGVLTAVIRHMSPDIGKIRSLVRKSKCLQDKMTGKESLIWLGVLSREESLVQQPTSDNGTSGVTEVPSGGPGEKEKPSVSSDSDYDVDGMVRMDDCVGSVSSKDEGRLQEQPRRKRLRMESNAPISSEHLNDEPRNTLPDINQTDEPCDTSRGEHENNMNETMRPVYEDLRGQYQLPASEFHIFSTFPTSKVNPTENIGTGGRPLLFPVVQSSDLAIGTRDSRAHSDNQNTALLSGPQNSELHRLPENPQLQQDTSYSFHNSSLSFGLSGDGQQTRMAFDEPWFRPEHAVVDVSALQRNENYIPGEVMHQIGSPINSQPLDYGFNSPFSLEIDTTVFDDFLLDEDLITHFGA encoded by the exons ATGGGTGTATTTGAAGAGATTGGAGGTGATATCAG TTCGGACATCGAGGTTGACGAGATAAGGTATGAGAACTTAAATGAAAAAGACGTCAGTGATGAAGAGATTGAAGCAGAGGACTTGGAGTCGCGAATGTGGAGAGACAAAATCAAACTTAAAAGGATCAAAGAAAGGCAGAAGCTCGCAGCCCAACGGGCTACAGAGAAGGAGAAGCCCAAACAGATGACCGATCAAGCAAGGCGGAAGAAAATGTCTAGAGCCCAAGACGGGATATTGAAGTACATGCTGAAGCTCATGGAAGTGTGCAAAGCCCGTGGATTTGTCTATGGGATAATTCCGGAAAAGGGTAAGCCAGTAAGCGGTTCATCGGATAACATTAGGGCTTGGTGGAAGGAGAAAGTTAAGTTTGACAAGAATGGCCCCGCGGCTATTACGAAATATGAAGTTGAGTGTCTTGCCAAAGTAAGGGCAGATGGTGTAGAAAAGGGGACTTCCCAAAGTACTCTTCAAGATTTGCAAGATGCAACTCTGGGATCACTTTTGTCTTCGTTGATGCAACACTGCGATCCACCTCAGAGGAAGTACCCGTTAGAAAAAGGGGTTCCCCCACCTTGGTGGCCCACTGGGAGCGAAGACTGGTTGACCAAATTGGGCTTACCCAAAGGCCAGAGCCCTCCTTATAAGAAGCCTCATGATTTGAAGAAGATTTGGAAAGTTGGAGTTTTAACTGCTGTGATAAGACACATGTCGCCTGATATTGGGAAGATCAGGAGTTTAGTACGGAAATCGAAATGCTTACAGGATAAGATGACTGGAAAGGAgagtttgatttggttgggggTATTGAGCCGGGAGGAATCCCTCGTCCAACAGCCAACCAGTGATAATGGGACATCTGGTGTAACTGAGGTACCTTCTGGTGGCCCTGGCGAAAAGGAAAAACCATCTGTTAGTAGTGACAGTGACTATGACGTCGATGGCATGGTCCGCATGGATGATTGTGTGGGCTCTGTTTCATCTAAAGATGAAGGTCGACTGCAGGAGCAACCAAGAAGAAAAAGACTACGCATGGAATCAAATGCACCAATTTCTAGTGAGCATCTGAATGATGAACCGAGAAACACTCTTCCTGATATAAACCAAACTGATGAACCTTGCGATACATCCAGAGGCGAACATGAAAACAATATGAATGAAACTATGAGGCCTGTCTATGAAGATCTTCGGGGCCAATACCAGTTACCAGCGTCTGAGTTTCATattttctccacttttcctacttccAAAGTAAATCCCACGGAGAACATTGGTACAGGTGGCAGGCCCTTACTATTTCCAGTGGTCCAAAGCTCAGATTTGGCTATTGGGACTCGAGATTCTAGGGCTCACAGTGACAACCAAAATACTGCGTTGCTTAGTGGACCTCAAAATTCTGAGTTGCATCGGCTGCCAGAAAATCCTCAGCTTCAGCAAGATACTTCTTACAGTTTTCATAATTCATCACTGAGTTTTGGGCTTAGTGGTGATGGACAGCAAACCCGGATGGCATTTGATGAACCGTGGTTTAGGCCAGAGCATGCTGTAGTTGATGTATCAGCTCTACagagaaatgaaaattacaTTCCTGGAGAAGTTATGCACCAGATAGGGTCTCCAATCAATAGCCAGCCACTGGATTATGGATTTAACAGTCCGTTTTCTCTTGAAATAGACACTACAGTTTTCGATGACTTTTTGCTTGATGAGGACTTGATAACACACTTTGGTGCATAG
- the LOC131314640 gene encoding ETHYLENE INSENSITIVE 3-like 3 protein isoform X1, producing the protein MEHFMIDTNGLDNSSDIEVDEIRYENLNEKDVSDEEIEAEDLESRMWRDKIKLKRIKERQKLAAQRATEKEKPKQMTDQARRKKMSRAQDGILKYMLKLMEVCKARGFVYGIIPEKGKPVSGSSDNIRAWWKEKVKFDKNGPAAITKYEVECLAKVRADGVEKGTSQSTLQDLQDATLGSLLSSLMQHCDPPQRKYPLEKGVPPPWWPTGSEDWLTKLGLPKGQSPPYKKPHDLKKIWKVGVLTAVIRHMSPDIGKIRSLVRKSKCLQDKMTGKESLIWLGVLSREESLVQQPTSDNGTSGVTEVPSGGPGEKEKPSVSSDSDYDVDGMVRMDDCVGSVSSKDEGRLQEQPRRKRLRMESNAPISSEHLNDEPRNTLPDINQTDEPCDTSRGEHENNMNETMRPVYEDLRGQYQLPASEFHIFSTFPTSKVNPTENIGTGGRPLLFPVVQSSDLAIGTRDSRAHSDNQNTALLSGPQNSELHRLPENPQLQQDTSYSFHNSSLSFGLSGDGQQTRMAFDEPWFRPEHAVVDVSALQRNENYIPGEVMHQIGSPINSQPLDYGFNSPFSLEIDTTVFDDFLLDEDLITHFGA; encoded by the coding sequence ATGGAGCATTTTATGATTGACACCAACGGATTGGATAACAGTTCGGACATCGAGGTTGACGAGATAAGGTATGAGAACTTAAATGAAAAAGACGTCAGTGATGAAGAGATTGAAGCAGAGGACTTGGAGTCGCGAATGTGGAGAGACAAAATCAAACTTAAAAGGATCAAAGAAAGGCAGAAGCTCGCAGCCCAACGGGCTACAGAGAAGGAGAAGCCCAAACAGATGACCGATCAAGCAAGGCGGAAGAAAATGTCTAGAGCCCAAGACGGGATATTGAAGTACATGCTGAAGCTCATGGAAGTGTGCAAAGCCCGTGGATTTGTCTATGGGATAATTCCGGAAAAGGGTAAGCCAGTAAGCGGTTCATCGGATAACATTAGGGCTTGGTGGAAGGAGAAAGTTAAGTTTGACAAGAATGGCCCCGCGGCTATTACGAAATATGAAGTTGAGTGTCTTGCCAAAGTAAGGGCAGATGGTGTAGAAAAGGGGACTTCCCAAAGTACTCTTCAAGATTTGCAAGATGCAACTCTGGGATCACTTTTGTCTTCGTTGATGCAACACTGCGATCCACCTCAGAGGAAGTACCCGTTAGAAAAAGGGGTTCCCCCACCTTGGTGGCCCACTGGGAGCGAAGACTGGTTGACCAAATTGGGCTTACCCAAAGGCCAGAGCCCTCCTTATAAGAAGCCTCATGATTTGAAGAAGATTTGGAAAGTTGGAGTTTTAACTGCTGTGATAAGACACATGTCGCCTGATATTGGGAAGATCAGGAGTTTAGTACGGAAATCGAAATGCTTACAGGATAAGATGACTGGAAAGGAgagtttgatttggttgggggTATTGAGCCGGGAGGAATCCCTCGTCCAACAGCCAACCAGTGATAATGGGACATCTGGTGTAACTGAGGTACCTTCTGGTGGCCCTGGCGAAAAGGAAAAACCATCTGTTAGTAGTGACAGTGACTATGACGTCGATGGCATGGTCCGCATGGATGATTGTGTGGGCTCTGTTTCATCTAAAGATGAAGGTCGACTGCAGGAGCAACCAAGAAGAAAAAGACTACGCATGGAATCAAATGCACCAATTTCTAGTGAGCATCTGAATGATGAACCGAGAAACACTCTTCCTGATATAAACCAAACTGATGAACCTTGCGATACATCCAGAGGCGAACATGAAAACAATATGAATGAAACTATGAGGCCTGTCTATGAAGATCTTCGGGGCCAATACCAGTTACCAGCGTCTGAGTTTCATattttctccacttttcctacttccAAAGTAAATCCCACGGAGAACATTGGTACAGGTGGCAGGCCCTTACTATTTCCAGTGGTCCAAAGCTCAGATTTGGCTATTGGGACTCGAGATTCTAGGGCTCACAGTGACAACCAAAATACTGCGTTGCTTAGTGGACCTCAAAATTCTGAGTTGCATCGGCTGCCAGAAAATCCTCAGCTTCAGCAAGATACTTCTTACAGTTTTCATAATTCATCACTGAGTTTTGGGCTTAGTGGTGATGGACAGCAAACCCGGATGGCATTTGATGAACCGTGGTTTAGGCCAGAGCATGCTGTAGTTGATGTATCAGCTCTACagagaaatgaaaattacaTTCCTGGAGAAGTTATGCACCAGATAGGGTCTCCAATCAATAGCCAGCCACTGGATTATGGATTTAACAGTCCGTTTTCTCTTGAAATAGACACTACAGTTTTCGATGACTTTTTGCTTGATGAGGACTTGATAACACACTTTGGTGCATAG